A portion of the Coturnix japonica isolate 7356 chromosome 4, Coturnix japonica 2.1, whole genome shotgun sequence genome contains these proteins:
- the C4H4orf33 gene encoding UPF0462 protein C4orf33 homolog isoform X2 — protein MGVVGCGCWNVKMELQIEHTWDGLPVSHDPVTIALKPYNAGLLMQVSAPFFNDPPAPLGAAGKPFRKLWDYEVVEAFFLSDRSEQYLEVELCPHGQHLLLLLSGKRRVWKEELPLEFDVTRTETEWKGRAYLPWNYFPPGVNKFNAFAIHGSGEHRKYEALYPVPQHKVQEGQKPDFHRLEFFQELNLKELMGEDWKQPESDIWKSHSK, from the exons ATGGGGGTGGTCggctgtgggtgctgg AATGTTAAGATGGAGCTACAAATTGAGCACACGTGGGATGGTTTACCCGTGAGCCATGACCCAGTAACAATTGCATTGAAGCCTTACAATGCAGGACTGCTAATGCAAGTTAGTGCTCCCTTCTTCAATGATCCTCCAGCACCACTTGGAGCTGCGGGGAAACCCTTTAGAAAACTGTGGGACTATGAAG TTGTAGAAGCATTTTTCTTGAGTGACAGGAGTGAGCAGTATCTAGAAGTTGAACTCTGCCC TCATGGACAACActtgttgttgctgctttctggaaaaagaagagtgtGGAAA GAAGAACTTCCCTTAGAATTTGATGTGACCAGGACGGAAACCGAATGGAAGGGTAGAGCTTATCTTCCTTGGAATTATTTTCCACCGGGCGTTAACAAGTTCAATGCATTTGCAATCCATGGCTCAggagaacacagaaaatatgaagCACTTTATCCTGTGCCTCAACACAAAGTTCAGGAAGGACAGAAACCAGACTT TCATCGCCTGGAATTTTTCCAAGAACTGAACCTGAAAGAACTAATGGGAGAAGACTGGAAGCAGCCTGAATCAGATATATGGAAGTCTCACAGCAAATAG
- the C4H4orf33 gene encoding UPF0462 protein C4orf33 homolog isoform X3, giving the protein MELQIEHTWDGLPVSHDPVTIALKPYNAGLLMQVSAPFFNDPPAPLGAAGKPFRKLWDYEVVEAFFLSDRSEQYLEVELCPHGQHLLLLLSGKRRVWKEELPLEFDVTRTETEWKGRAYLPWNYFPPGVNKFNAFAIHGSGEHRKYEALYPVPQHKVQEGQKPDLRGYPCDMTFQLVRSCKQYLAGVQICSKAVIAWNFSKN; this is encoded by the exons ATGGAGCTACAAATTGAGCACACGTGGGATGGTTTACCCGTGAGCCATGACCCAGTAACAATTGCATTGAAGCCTTACAATGCAGGACTGCTAATGCAAGTTAGTGCTCCCTTCTTCAATGATCCTCCAGCACCACTTGGAGCTGCGGGGAAACCCTTTAGAAAACTGTGGGACTATGAAG TTGTAGAAGCATTTTTCTTGAGTGACAGGAGTGAGCAGTATCTAGAAGTTGAACTCTGCCC TCATGGACAACActtgttgttgctgctttctggaaaaagaagagtgtGGAAA GAAGAACTTCCCTTAGAATTTGATGTGACCAGGACGGAAACCGAATGGAAGGGTAGAGCTTATCTTCCTTGGAATTATTTTCCACCGGGCGTTAACAAGTTCAATGCATTTGCAATCCATGGCTCAggagaacacagaaaatatgaagCACTTTATCCTGTGCCTCAACACAAAGTTCAGGAAGGACAGAAACCAGACTT GAGAGGATATCCTTGTGATATGACTTTCCAATTGGTCAGAAGTTGTAAACAGTATTTGGCTGGAGTGCAGATATGTTCTAAAGCAG TCATCGCCTGGAATTTTTCCAAGAACTGA
- the C4H4orf33 gene encoding UPF0462 protein C4orf33 homolog isoform X1, with translation MGVVGCGCWNVKMELQIEHTWDGLPVSHDPVTIALKPYNAGLLMQVSAPFFNDPPAPLGAAGKPFRKLWDYEVVEAFFLSDRSEQYLEVELCPHGQHLLLLLSGKRRVWKEELPLEFDVTRTETEWKGRAYLPWNYFPPGVNKFNAFAIHGSGEHRKYEALYPVPQHKVQEGQKPDLRGYPCDMTFQLVRSCKQYLAGVQICSKAVIAWNFSKN, from the exons ATGGGGGTGGTCggctgtgggtgctgg AATGTTAAGATGGAGCTACAAATTGAGCACACGTGGGATGGTTTACCCGTGAGCCATGACCCAGTAACAATTGCATTGAAGCCTTACAATGCAGGACTGCTAATGCAAGTTAGTGCTCCCTTCTTCAATGATCCTCCAGCACCACTTGGAGCTGCGGGGAAACCCTTTAGAAAACTGTGGGACTATGAAG TTGTAGAAGCATTTTTCTTGAGTGACAGGAGTGAGCAGTATCTAGAAGTTGAACTCTGCCC TCATGGACAACActtgttgttgctgctttctggaaaaagaagagtgtGGAAA GAAGAACTTCCCTTAGAATTTGATGTGACCAGGACGGAAACCGAATGGAAGGGTAGAGCTTATCTTCCTTGGAATTATTTTCCACCGGGCGTTAACAAGTTCAATGCATTTGCAATCCATGGCTCAggagaacacagaaaatatgaagCACTTTATCCTGTGCCTCAACACAAAGTTCAGGAAGGACAGAAACCAGACTT GAGAGGATATCCTTGTGATATGACTTTCCAATTGGTCAGAAGTTGTAAACAGTATTTGGCTGGAGTGCAGATATGTTCTAAAGCAG TCATCGCCTGGAATTTTTCCAAGAACTGA
- the SCLT1 gene encoding sodium channel and clathrin linker 1 isoform X3, producing the protein MELGSGAEPDPKLDVFEQDEAEEVLCSAAESCTGAKTQNNQLQKNIAGGDGVSRSRMMDQSLITKSVEYEKCLEEMREQLQIYQVQMSEMRQKFEQVTMENRRLHAELKEALEMQLDALPFTPLGTAIPADEEILRNLQEQLQLANQEKEQAVELWQTVSQELDQLQQQYQEHMTQTQIHMAETLKQQDQLANFHQLTSELHAANEKKELSSQFLQTVAEQNVELEQLQKQLRQAKIDRWTASAKVDEMIRLTKMLQGQLERKEEDVVTAQQREAASDKLLQQMQSSIKQLETRLHVTIQDAEELRTERTALEKQIRMLQTKCAKLEREKYEAVTKVQDCVQLLEEANLQKSQALFKKKQKEEEIRKMKDEIFQLTEDTAARIRKAVDIAKKQYNVQISQLTEELLALHMECGEKQDQIERAIREKRAVEEELEKICREYGGHESDNRKLEQLHQKYLLAETTKCDLQLSLQTTQHKLKLLEMNFEEEKSNYQKNISNLQSILDSEREKSGSVGEQRLKLQQENEQLQKEIESLKKLATEAQQKAKIKVSTMEHEHAVKEQGYEVRLKEMEDISQKSTAELRHLLVAQQKATKRWKEETKVLTETTEARINKLKSDLNQQKLRNQELTAQLEKANDKVIEDEKLMIEYQKHINRLQTRLNQAEERAATASQKLSTLTAWKKKATSSLKELENI; encoded by the exons ATGGAGCTCGGCAGCGGGGCAGAGCCGG ATCCGAAGCTGGATGTGTTTGAGCAGGATGAAGCAGAGGAGGTTTTGTGTAGTGCTGCTGAG TCATGTACAGGTGCTAAAACACAGAATAATCAGTTACAGAAGAACATCGCTGGAGGTGATGGTGTATCCAGATCCAGGATGATGGACCAAAG CTTGATAACAAAGAGCGTAGAGTATGAGAAGTGCTTGGAAGAAAtgagggagcagctgcagatttATCAG GTGCAAATGAGTGAAATGAGACAGAAATTTGAACAAGTCACcatggaaaacagaag GCTGCATGCAGAGTTGAAAGAGGCTCTTGAGATGCAGCTGGATGCTCTTCCTTTCACGCCGCTGGGAACTGCTATTCCTGCAGAtgaagaaatactgagaaacCTTCAGGAGCAACTACAACTCGCAAACCAA gaaaaagaacaagcagtAGAGCTCTGGCAGACTGTATCACAGGAGCTTGATCAACTCCAGCAGCAGTACCAGGAACACATGACTCAAACACAGATTCACATGGCTGAAACATTGAAACAGCAA GATCAACTGGCTAACTTTCACCAGCTAACTTCAGAACTGCATGCAGccaatgagaaaaaagaattg AGCAGTCAGTTTCTGCAAACTGTGGCAGAGCAGAATGTGGAACTAGAGCAGCTACAGAAACAACTGAG GCAAGCTAAAATAGATAGGTGGACAGCAAGCGCTAAGGTTGATGAAATGATCAGATTGACAAAGATGCTTCAAGGCCAATTGGAGAGAAAG GAAGAAGATGTGGTAACTGCCcagcaaagagaagcagcatCTGACAAACTCCTGCAGCAAATGCAGTCTAGTATAAAACAATTAGAAACAAG aTTACATGTTACCATCCAAGATGCTGAAGAgttgagaacagaaagaacagcccTGGAGAAGCAAATCAGAATGCTTCAGACAAAGTGTGCTAAattggaaagggaaaagtatGAGGCAGTTACAAAAGTCCAAGACTGCGTACAGCTGTTAGAAGAAGCTAACCTACAGAAAAGTCAG gcactgtttaagaagaaacaaaaggaagaggagatcagaaagatgaaagatgAGATATTTCAGCTCACAGAAGATACTGCTGCAAGAATTAGAAAGGCA GTGGACATTGCAAAGAAACAATACAACGTACAGATCTCTCAATTAACAGAAGAACTTTTAGCTCTTCATATG GAATGTGGTGAAAAGCAAGATCAAATAGAACGAGCCATTAGAGAAAAGCGAGCAGTGGAAGAAGAACTTGAAAAG ATTTGCAGAGAATACGGAGGACATGAATCTGACAATAGAAAACTAGAACAACTGCATCAGAAATATCTACTTGCAGAGACTACAAAATGTGACCTTCAGCTGAGTCTGCAGACAACACAGCATAAACTGAAGCTGCTGGAAATGAA CTTTGAGGAAGAGAAATCTAATTACCAGAAGAACATTTCTAACTTGCAAAGCATTCTGgattcagaaagagaaaagagtggCTCTGTTGGTGAACAAAGGTTAAAGCTTCAGCAAGAGAATGAACaattgcaaaaagaaattgaaagcttGAAAAAACTGGCCACAGAGGCACAgcaaaaagccaaaataaag gTAAGCACTATGGAGCATGAGCATGCTGTGAAAGAACAGGGATATGAAGTTCGTCTTAAGGAAATGGAAGACATCAGTCAAAAGTCTACTGCTGAACTTAGGCATCTGTTGGTAGCTcagcaaaaagcaacaaagagatggaaagaagaaacaaaagttcTTACTGAAACTACTGAAGCTAGGATCAATAAGTTAAA AAGTGATCTGAATCAACAAAAACTTCGTAATCAGGAGCTTACTGCTCAGCTGGAAAAGGCAAACGATAAAGTAATAGAG GATGAAAAATTAATGATCGAATATCAAAAACATATCAATAGGCTTCAAACGCGACTAAACCAGGCAGAAGAGAGGGCAGCTACAGCATCACAAAAG CTCAGCACATTAactgcatggaagaaaaaggctacttcttctctgaaggaactagaaaatatttaa
- the SCLT1 gene encoding sodium channel and clathrin linker 1 isoform X2 codes for MELGSGAEPDPKLDVFEQDEAEEVLCSAAEKNIAGGDGVSRSRMMDQSLITKSVEYEKCLEEMREQLQIYQVQMSEMRQKFEQVTMENRRLHAELKEALEMQLDALPFTPLGTAIPADEEILRNLQEQLQLANQEKEQAVELWQTVSQELDQLQQQYQEHMTQTQIHMAETLKQQDQLANFHQLTSELHAANEKKELSSQFLQTVAEQNVELEQLQKQLRQAKIDRWTASAKVDEMIRLTKMLQGQLERKEEDVVTAQQREAASDKLLQQMQSSIKQLETRLHVTIQDAEELRTERTALEKQIRMLQTKCAKLEREKYEAVTKVQDCVQLLEEANLQKSQALFKKKQKEEEIRKMKDEIFQLTEDTAARIRKAVDIAKKQYNVQISQLTEELLALHMECGEKQDQIERAIREKRAVEEELEKICREYGGHESDNRKLEQLHQKYLLAETTKCDLQLSLQTTQHKLKLLEMNFEEEKSNYQKNISNLQSILDSEREKSGSVGEQRLKLQQENEQLQKEIESLKKLATEAQQKAKIKVSTMEHEHAVKEQGYEVRLKEMEDISQKSTAELRHLLVAQQKATKRWKEETKVLTETTEARINKLKSDLNQQKLRNQELTAQLEKANDKVIEDEKLMIEYQKHINRLQTRLNQAEERAATASQKLSTLTAWKKKATSSLKELENI; via the exons ATGGAGCTCGGCAGCGGGGCAGAGCCGG ATCCGAAGCTGGATGTGTTTGAGCAGGATGAAGCAGAGGAGGTTTTGTGTAGTGCTGCTGAG AAGAACATCGCTGGAGGTGATGGTGTATCCAGATCCAGGATGATGGACCAAAG CTTGATAACAAAGAGCGTAGAGTATGAGAAGTGCTTGGAAGAAAtgagggagcagctgcagatttATCAG GTGCAAATGAGTGAAATGAGACAGAAATTTGAACAAGTCACcatggaaaacagaag GCTGCATGCAGAGTTGAAAGAGGCTCTTGAGATGCAGCTGGATGCTCTTCCTTTCACGCCGCTGGGAACTGCTATTCCTGCAGAtgaagaaatactgagaaacCTTCAGGAGCAACTACAACTCGCAAACCAA gaaaaagaacaagcagtAGAGCTCTGGCAGACTGTATCACAGGAGCTTGATCAACTCCAGCAGCAGTACCAGGAACACATGACTCAAACACAGATTCACATGGCTGAAACATTGAAACAGCAA GATCAACTGGCTAACTTTCACCAGCTAACTTCAGAACTGCATGCAGccaatgagaaaaaagaattg AGCAGTCAGTTTCTGCAAACTGTGGCAGAGCAGAATGTGGAACTAGAGCAGCTACAGAAACAACTGAG GCAAGCTAAAATAGATAGGTGGACAGCAAGCGCTAAGGTTGATGAAATGATCAGATTGACAAAGATGCTTCAAGGCCAATTGGAGAGAAAG GAAGAAGATGTGGTAACTGCCcagcaaagagaagcagcatCTGACAAACTCCTGCAGCAAATGCAGTCTAGTATAAAACAATTAGAAACAAG aTTACATGTTACCATCCAAGATGCTGAAGAgttgagaacagaaagaacagcccTGGAGAAGCAAATCAGAATGCTTCAGACAAAGTGTGCTAAattggaaagggaaaagtatGAGGCAGTTACAAAAGTCCAAGACTGCGTACAGCTGTTAGAAGAAGCTAACCTACAGAAAAGTCAG gcactgtttaagaagaaacaaaaggaagaggagatcagaaagatgaaagatgAGATATTTCAGCTCACAGAAGATACTGCTGCAAGAATTAGAAAGGCA GTGGACATTGCAAAGAAACAATACAACGTACAGATCTCTCAATTAACAGAAGAACTTTTAGCTCTTCATATG GAATGTGGTGAAAAGCAAGATCAAATAGAACGAGCCATTAGAGAAAAGCGAGCAGTGGAAGAAGAACTTGAAAAG ATTTGCAGAGAATACGGAGGACATGAATCTGACAATAGAAAACTAGAACAACTGCATCAGAAATATCTACTTGCAGAGACTACAAAATGTGACCTTCAGCTGAGTCTGCAGACAACACAGCATAAACTGAAGCTGCTGGAAATGAA CTTTGAGGAAGAGAAATCTAATTACCAGAAGAACATTTCTAACTTGCAAAGCATTCTGgattcagaaagagaaaagagtggCTCTGTTGGTGAACAAAGGTTAAAGCTTCAGCAAGAGAATGAACaattgcaaaaagaaattgaaagcttGAAAAAACTGGCCACAGAGGCACAgcaaaaagccaaaataaag gTAAGCACTATGGAGCATGAGCATGCTGTGAAAGAACAGGGATATGAAGTTCGTCTTAAGGAAATGGAAGACATCAGTCAAAAGTCTACTGCTGAACTTAGGCATCTGTTGGTAGCTcagcaaaaagcaacaaagagatggaaagaagaaacaaaagttcTTACTGAAACTACTGAAGCTAGGATCAATAAGTTAAA AAGTGATCTGAATCAACAAAAACTTCGTAATCAGGAGCTTACTGCTCAGCTGGAAAAGGCAAACGATAAAGTAATAGAG GATGAAAAATTAATGATCGAATATCAAAAACATATCAATAGGCTTCAAACGCGACTAAACCAGGCAGAAGAGAGGGCAGCTACAGCATCACAAAAG CTCAGCACATTAactgcatggaagaaaaaggctacttcttctctgaaggaactagaaaatatttaa
- the SCLT1 gene encoding sodium channel and clathrin linker 1 isoform X1 has translation MELGSGAEPDPKLDVFEQDEAEEVLCSAAELQKNIAGGDGVSRSRMMDQSLITKSVEYEKCLEEMREQLQIYQVQMSEMRQKFEQVTMENRRLHAELKEALEMQLDALPFTPLGTAIPADEEILRNLQEQLQLANQEKEQAVELWQTVSQELDQLQQQYQEHMTQTQIHMAETLKQQDQLANFHQLTSELHAANEKKELSSQFLQTVAEQNVELEQLQKQLRQAKIDRWTASAKVDEMIRLTKMLQGQLERKEEDVVTAQQREAASDKLLQQMQSSIKQLETRLHVTIQDAEELRTERTALEKQIRMLQTKCAKLEREKYEAVTKVQDCVQLLEEANLQKSQALFKKKQKEEEIRKMKDEIFQLTEDTAARIRKAVDIAKKQYNVQISQLTEELLALHMECGEKQDQIERAIREKRAVEEELEKICREYGGHESDNRKLEQLHQKYLLAETTKCDLQLSLQTTQHKLKLLEMNFEEEKSNYQKNISNLQSILDSEREKSGSVGEQRLKLQQENEQLQKEIESLKKLATEAQQKAKIKVSTMEHEHAVKEQGYEVRLKEMEDISQKSTAELRHLLVAQQKATKRWKEETKVLTETTEARINKLKSDLNQQKLRNQELTAQLEKANDKVIEDEKLMIEYQKHINRLQTRLNQAEERAATASQKLSTLTAWKKKATSSLKELENI, from the exons ATGGAGCTCGGCAGCGGGGCAGAGCCGG ATCCGAAGCTGGATGTGTTTGAGCAGGATGAAGCAGAGGAGGTTTTGTGTAGTGCTGCTGAG TTACAGAAGAACATCGCTGGAGGTGATGGTGTATCCAGATCCAGGATGATGGACCAAAG CTTGATAACAAAGAGCGTAGAGTATGAGAAGTGCTTGGAAGAAAtgagggagcagctgcagatttATCAG GTGCAAATGAGTGAAATGAGACAGAAATTTGAACAAGTCACcatggaaaacagaag GCTGCATGCAGAGTTGAAAGAGGCTCTTGAGATGCAGCTGGATGCTCTTCCTTTCACGCCGCTGGGAACTGCTATTCCTGCAGAtgaagaaatactgagaaacCTTCAGGAGCAACTACAACTCGCAAACCAA gaaaaagaacaagcagtAGAGCTCTGGCAGACTGTATCACAGGAGCTTGATCAACTCCAGCAGCAGTACCAGGAACACATGACTCAAACACAGATTCACATGGCTGAAACATTGAAACAGCAA GATCAACTGGCTAACTTTCACCAGCTAACTTCAGAACTGCATGCAGccaatgagaaaaaagaattg AGCAGTCAGTTTCTGCAAACTGTGGCAGAGCAGAATGTGGAACTAGAGCAGCTACAGAAACAACTGAG GCAAGCTAAAATAGATAGGTGGACAGCAAGCGCTAAGGTTGATGAAATGATCAGATTGACAAAGATGCTTCAAGGCCAATTGGAGAGAAAG GAAGAAGATGTGGTAACTGCCcagcaaagagaagcagcatCTGACAAACTCCTGCAGCAAATGCAGTCTAGTATAAAACAATTAGAAACAAG aTTACATGTTACCATCCAAGATGCTGAAGAgttgagaacagaaagaacagcccTGGAGAAGCAAATCAGAATGCTTCAGACAAAGTGTGCTAAattggaaagggaaaagtatGAGGCAGTTACAAAAGTCCAAGACTGCGTACAGCTGTTAGAAGAAGCTAACCTACAGAAAAGTCAG gcactgtttaagaagaaacaaaaggaagaggagatcagaaagatgaaagatgAGATATTTCAGCTCACAGAAGATACTGCTGCAAGAATTAGAAAGGCA GTGGACATTGCAAAGAAACAATACAACGTACAGATCTCTCAATTAACAGAAGAACTTTTAGCTCTTCATATG GAATGTGGTGAAAAGCAAGATCAAATAGAACGAGCCATTAGAGAAAAGCGAGCAGTGGAAGAAGAACTTGAAAAG ATTTGCAGAGAATACGGAGGACATGAATCTGACAATAGAAAACTAGAACAACTGCATCAGAAATATCTACTTGCAGAGACTACAAAATGTGACCTTCAGCTGAGTCTGCAGACAACACAGCATAAACTGAAGCTGCTGGAAATGAA CTTTGAGGAAGAGAAATCTAATTACCAGAAGAACATTTCTAACTTGCAAAGCATTCTGgattcagaaagagaaaagagtggCTCTGTTGGTGAACAAAGGTTAAAGCTTCAGCAAGAGAATGAACaattgcaaaaagaaattgaaagcttGAAAAAACTGGCCACAGAGGCACAgcaaaaagccaaaataaag gTAAGCACTATGGAGCATGAGCATGCTGTGAAAGAACAGGGATATGAAGTTCGTCTTAAGGAAATGGAAGACATCAGTCAAAAGTCTACTGCTGAACTTAGGCATCTGTTGGTAGCTcagcaaaaagcaacaaagagatggaaagaagaaacaaaagttcTTACTGAAACTACTGAAGCTAGGATCAATAAGTTAAA AAGTGATCTGAATCAACAAAAACTTCGTAATCAGGAGCTTACTGCTCAGCTGGAAAAGGCAAACGATAAAGTAATAGAG GATGAAAAATTAATGATCGAATATCAAAAACATATCAATAGGCTTCAAACGCGACTAAACCAGGCAGAAGAGAGGGCAGCTACAGCATCACAAAAG CTCAGCACATTAactgcatggaagaaaaaggctacttcttctctgaaggaactagaaaatatttaa